In Thermodesulfovibrionales bacterium, the DNA window GACTCAGGGGTTAACTTGAAATTTTTGTAATATTTAAGCTATCTTATTTAGCTTAAATTTCTTTCATTATAAAGATTTCTTAATATACGGGAGGCTTGCTTATGGCAAAAAAGGCTGCTAATGTTAAAAAAACAAGAACAAAAACAAGAACAAAAACAAAAACAAGAACAAAAACAAAGAAGTATGTCTATTTCTTTGGTAATGGAAAGGCAGAGGGTCGTGGAGATATGAAGGATCTTCTCGGTGGGAAGGGTGCAGGTCTTGCTGAAATGACAAACCTTGGAGTTCCTGTTCCTGCAGGTTTTACTATAACAACAGAGGCATGTAATGCATATTTTAAGAACAATAAAAAATATCCGCCTGGCATGTGGGAACAGGTTCTTGAGAATATGAAGAAGGTTGAAAAGGCAATGGGGATGAAATTTGGAGATCCTGAGAATCCCCTTCTTGTATCAGTCCGCTCAGGTGCGAAATACTCCATGCCAGGAATGATGGATACAGTTCTCAATCTCGGTCTTAACGAGCAGACTCTCAATGGACTAATCAAAAAGACAAATAATGAGAGATTTGCCTATGATGCCTACAGAAGATTTATAACTATGTTTGGAAGTATTGTTATGGGAATAGACAGGCAGAAATTTGAAAATGTACTTGAAGATATAAAAAAAGAAAAAGGAGTCCATCTTGATACAGACCTTGACGCAGAGGATCTTAAAAAAGTGGTAGAAAGTTTCAAGGAAATTTATAAAAGGGAGACAGGTACGGATTTCCCTCAGGATCCTTACGAGCAATTAAAAATGGCAATAAACGCAGTTTTTGGTTCATGGTTTGGGGAGAGGGCTGTAAAGTACAGAAAGTTGCACGGCATTCCAGATGATCTTGGTACAGCCTGTAATATTGTTGCAATGGTCTTCGGAAATATGGGTGAGAATTCCGGTACAGGTGTTGGATTTACCCGTGATCCCTCCACAGGGGAAAAGAAATTTTTTGCTGAATGCCTGATAAACGCCCAGGGAGAAGATGTTGTGGCGGGTATCAGGACACCCCTTCATATAGATGAGTTAAAAAAGAGGATGCCTCAGGCTTATAAGGAGCTTGAAAGGATTTACCAGAAACTTGAAAAACATTACAAAGACATGCTTGACATAGAGTTCACTATTCAGGAAGGCAAGCTCTACATGCTCCAGACAAGGGTTGGTAAAAG includes these proteins:
- a CDS encoding pyruvate, phosphate dikinase, which produces MAKKAANVKKTRTKTRTKTKTRTKTKKYVYFFGNGKAEGRGDMKDLLGGKGAGLAEMTNLGVPVPAGFTITTEACNAYFKNNKKYPPGMWEQVLENMKKVEKAMGMKFGDPENPLLVSVRSGAKYSMPGMMDTVLNLGLNEQTLNGLIKKTNNERFAYDAYRRFITMFGSIVMGIDRQKFENVLEDIKKEKGVHLDTDLDAEDLKKVVESFKEIYKRETGTDFPQDPYEQLKMAINAVFGSWFGERAVKYRKLHGIPDDLGTACNIVAMVFGNMGENSGTGVGFTRDPSTGEKKFFAECLINAQGEDVVAGIRTPLHIDELKKRMPQAYKELERIYQKLEKHYKDMLDIEFTIQEGKLYMLQTRVGKRTARAALKIAVDMVKEKLIDKETAVMRIDPAQIDQLLHPMIDPNAKVKVVAKGLPASPGAAVGRVVFKAQDAEEWAAKGEKVILVRTETSPEDIGGMAAAQGILTARGGMTSHAAVVGRGMGKVCVVGCGAININ